A stretch of the Thermus thermophilus genome encodes the following:
- a CDS encoding IS5 family transposase (programmed frameshift) produces MSSRRSYPSDLSDAEWALLEPLIPAPKPGGRPAKVPRREIVNAILYVLENGIKWRAMPHDLPHWSTVYHYFRKWQKEGIWEKAVQALARQDREREGRQASPSALVMDSQSVKTTEKGGPEGNDGAKKVKGRKRQILTDTGGRLLKAFVHPANEHDKRGGEALLLGMDLSLWPRVRKLFVDWGYRGLKGLASSLGLELEVVARPYAGVRGVWVREGEEAPELPREMGFKPLPKRWVVERTFAWLGRNRRLAKDYEANPGVSEAWVYLGMLRLLVKRLARAA; encoded by the exons GTGAGCTCTAGACGATCTTACCCCAGCGACCTCAGCGATGCGGAGTGGGCCCTCCTGGAGCCCCTCATCCCAGCCCCCAAGCCCGGCGGCCGCCCCGCCAAGGTGCCGAGGAGAGAAATCGTTAACGCCATCCTTTACGTCCTGGAGAACGGCATCAAGTGGCGGGCCATGCCCCATGATCTGCCCCACTGGTCCACCGTCTACCACTACTTCCGCAAGTGGCAGAAGGAAGGCATTTGGGAGAAGGCCGTCCAGGCCCTGGCCCGCCAGGACCGGGAGCGAGAAGGGAGGCAAGCTTCGCCCAGCGCTCTGGTGATGGATAGCCAGTCCGTGAAGACCACGGAAAAAGGGGGCCCCGAGGGAA ACGACGGGGCCAAAAAGGTCAAGGGGAGAAAGCGCCAGATCCTGACGGACACGGGGGGCCGCTTGCTGAAGGCCTTCGTCCACCCGGCCAACGAGCACGACAAGCGGGGTGGGGAGGCCTTGCTCCTGGGGATGGACCTCTCCCTTTGGCCAAGGGTGCGGAAGCTGTTTGTGGACTGGGGGTACCGGGGCCTCAAGGGGCTCGCTTCTTCCCTGGGGCTGGAGCTTGAGGTGGTGGCCCGTCCCTACGCGGGGGTGCGTGGGGTATGGGTGCGAGAGGGGGAAGAGGCGCCGGAGCTTCCGCGGGAGATGGGGTTCAAGCCCTTGCCCAAGCGGTGGGTGGTGGAGCGGACCTTCGCCTGGCTGGGGCGGAATCGGCGGCTCGCCAAGGACTATGAAGCCAACCCTGGGGTGAGCGAGGCCTGGGTGTATCTGGGCATGCTACGCTTGTTGGTGAAGCGGCTGGCTAGGGCCGCGTAG